A single window of Caldimicrobium thiodismutans DNA harbors:
- a CDS encoding sulfotransferase produces MAETKVIYIAGAGRSGSTLLDAILGEIDDAFSLGEARLLWKHLLRYEKPLCSCGEAIDDCPFWKQVLLKLFNNSLPSKDKLEKLYYLQKIVENIPILNYYKRNKYLLQNKNELKKYSDFILNFYKTVAEISGCKILIDSSKLPHYLYVLKDLPIELYIIHLVRDPRGVAYSWTKEKYHPALRSYMKRYHPFTSARLWNIYNLGILNFKHKNYHLIKYEDLTNNIQASLTCLTHAFNFKPFFNFEKKIFLFKKKHLVGGNPVKLSFKKEIYIKKDIDWHKKLPLKYKFLVTLLTFPLLKKFKYPIFKHEK; encoded by the coding sequence ATGGCTGAAACTAAAGTGATTTACATTGCTGGAGCTGGAAGATCAGGATCAACCCTTCTTGATGCCATTCTTGGAGAAATAGATGATGCTTTTTCTTTAGGTGAGGCAAGATTGCTCTGGAAGCATCTTTTACGCTATGAAAAACCTTTGTGTTCTTGTGGTGAAGCTATAGATGATTGCCCCTTTTGGAAGCAGGTTCTATTAAAATTATTTAATAATTCTTTACCGAGCAAAGATAAATTAGAAAAACTCTATTATCTTCAAAAAATTGTTGAAAATATTCCTATTTTAAATTATTATAAACGAAACAAATATCTTTTACAAAATAAAAATGAATTAAAAAAGTATTCAGATTTCATCTTGAATTTCTATAAAACTGTGGCTGAAATATCAGGTTGCAAAATCCTTATTGATTCATCAAAATTACCACATTATTTATATGTTTTAAAAGATTTACCTATAGAGCTTTATATCATTCATCTGGTAAGGGATCCAAGGGGAGTTGCATATTCATGGACTAAAGAAAAATATCATCCTGCACTGAGATCTTATATGAAAAGATATCACCCTTTTACTTCAGCAAGATTATGGAATATTTATAATTTAGGGATCTTAAATTTCAAACATAAAAATTATCATTTAATAAAATATGAAGATTTAACTAATAATATACAAGCCTCCTTAACATGTTTAACACACGCTTTTAATTTTAAACCTTTTTTCAATTTTGAAAAAAAAATATTTTTATTCAAAAAAAAGCATCTTGTAGGTGGTAATCCAGTAAAGCTATCCTTTAAAAAAGAAATTTACATTAAAAAAGATATTGATTGGCATAAAAAATTACCTCTTAAATATAAATTTCTTGTTACTCTCCTAACTTTCCCATTACTTAAAAAATTTAAATATCCTATTTTCAAGCATGAAAAATAA
- a CDS encoding glycosyltransferase family 2 protein yields MTFSERPLISIITPTYNRLSLLKETLNSLLSQAKNKPVEIIVVDDGSNDGTWKYLKELEKAAPNIEAVRHEKNLGVSSARNKGLKYAKGDYIFFLDSDDLLISGGLEKLIQHVARNLYEVYLFNTFREKKGKRKFKKFPEENLPVRRLKIFLEGTYSEGLYLVKRKITLLYTFPEDLKVREDFVIKAKWLTLHKIKIVNEPIALIRDHPNRLRYLINFYIEKSLSSIDYLFKDLPSNFQHLYPYALYLTYLELAKKAYLFGNKELALTYLREARKSYHSSIFNFKY; encoded by the coding sequence ATGACTTTTTCTGAAAGGCCTCTCATTTCTATAATAACTCCAACCTATAATCGTCTTTCTTTATTGAAAGAAACTTTGAACTCATTATTATCACAGGCTAAAAATAAACCTGTTGAAATAATAGTTGTTGACGATGGTTCAAATGATGGAACTTGGAAATATCTCAAAGAGTTAGAAAAGGCTGCTCCAAATATAGAAGCAGTTAGACACGAAAAAAACCTGGGTGTTTCCTCAGCAAGAAACAAAGGTTTAAAATATGCTAAAGGAGATTATATCTTCTTTCTTGACTCAGATGATTTATTAATTTCTGGAGGACTCGAAAAACTTATCCAACATGTAGCAAGGAATCTTTATGAAGTTTATTTATTCAACACTTTCCGAGAGAAAAAAGGAAAAAGGAAATTTAAAAAGTTTCCAGAGGAAAATCTGCCGGTCAGGCGCCTGAAAATCTTTCTTGAAGGAACTTATTCTGAGGGTCTTTATCTTGTTAAAAGAAAAATTACCCTACTTTATACCTTCCCAGAAGATTTAAAAGTTCGGGAGGACTTTGTGATTAAGGCCAAGTGGTTAACCCTGCATAAGATAAAAATTGTCAATGAACCCATTGCTCTTATTAGAGATCACCCTAATCGCTTGAGATATCTAATTAATTTCTACATAGAAAAATCTTTATCCTCAATTGATTATCTTTTTAAAGATTTACCATCTAACTTTCAACATCTTTACCCTTATGCCTTATATCTTACCTATCTTGAATTGGCCAAAAAGGCCTATTTATTTGGGAATAAAGAACTTGCATTAACTTATTTAAGGGAAGCAAGAAAAAGCTATCACAGTAGCATATTTAACTTTAAATATTAA
- a CDS encoding sodium-dependent transporter: MDRKRETWATKAGLILAAAGNAVGLGNLLRFPSKAALYGGGAFMLPYFISLLLLGLPVMLIEWVIGRYAGKRGHGSMTGILGLFFGHASWARAIGSLGVAIPILIVMYYIWIESWTLGFAFLSLFGAMPEPVITSDPHQAMEPFVTFFKTYTAPSFTAGVFLWITLVLNWIILQRGVVKGIEITAKIGMPALIFMGLLLGVISLSTNNWIGIEGLKFIYNLNLSGLKDPMTWIEASGQIFFTLSLGMGAIATYASYVKPKEDVIKAGLWTAGINEFVEVIIGASIAIPAAFAMFGALAIPELAKEGTFRLGFMTMPAILMSLPLGKLLAFVWFILLFIAALTSSLALTQPLVALFEDEMKWSHTRAVTFSMLLVVLGAHLCAYIPNFLDELDFWAGAVFLLLFALIEIIVFIWVFGVENFYRELTLDTSIKLPKSFVYFTGTISPLFIFFIGYFWFSEKLLDVLKEPDPYKWLARIFILLFIVFLAVIAVISRKRVLEGPRI, encoded by the coding sequence ATGGATAGAAAAAGAGAGACCTGGGCAACCAAAGCTGGGCTTATTTTAGCAGCTGCAGGGAATGCGGTTGGGTTAGGTAATCTTCTTCGTTTTCCATCCAAAGCGGCTCTTTATGGAGGAGGAGCTTTTATGCTCCCCTACTTTATTTCCTTACTCCTTCTCGGGCTTCCTGTAATGCTAATTGAATGGGTTATTGGAAGATATGCTGGTAAAAGAGGCCATGGGTCCATGACAGGCATCCTGGGTCTTTTTTTTGGACATGCATCCTGGGCAAGGGCTATTGGTTCCCTTGGAGTGGCTATCCCAATTTTGATTGTCATGTATTACATCTGGATTGAATCCTGGACCCTTGGCTTTGCCTTCTTATCCCTTTTTGGGGCTATGCCTGAGCCAGTTATAACCTCTGATCCTCATCAAGCTATGGAACCCTTTGTAACCTTTTTTAAAACCTATACAGCTCCCTCCTTTACTGCAGGTGTCTTTCTCTGGATTACCCTTGTCTTAAACTGGATTATCCTCCAAAGAGGAGTTGTTAAAGGCATAGAGATAACAGCCAAAATTGGTATGCCTGCTCTTATCTTTATGGGCCTTCTGCTCGGGGTTATCTCCCTTTCTACCAATAACTGGATAGGGATTGAGGGTCTTAAGTTTATTTATAATCTCAATCTTTCAGGATTAAAGGATCCTATGACCTGGATTGAGGCCTCGGGGCAGATCTTTTTCACCCTCTCCCTTGGTATGGGAGCTATTGCAACCTATGCCAGCTATGTGAAACCTAAGGAGGATGTTATTAAAGCTGGTCTGTGGACAGCAGGAATAAATGAATTTGTAGAGGTTATAATTGGTGCAAGTATTGCTATACCAGCTGCCTTTGCAATGTTTGGCGCCTTAGCTATACCTGAACTTGCCAAAGAAGGCACCTTTCGCCTTGGCTTTATGACCATGCCTGCTATACTTATGAGTCTTCCTCTGGGAAAATTGCTTGCCTTTGTCTGGTTTATTTTGCTTTTTATAGCAGCTCTGACTTCCTCTCTTGCCCTGACTCAGCCTTTAGTAGCCCTTTTTGAAGATGAAATGAAATGGAGCCACACTCGTGCAGTAACCTTTAGCATGCTCCTTGTAGTATTAGGAGCCCATTTATGTGCTTATATACCTAATTTTCTGGATGAACTTGATTTCTGGGCTGGAGCTGTCTTCCTCCTGCTTTTTGCCCTGATAGAAATCATTGTTTTCATCTGGGTATTTGGAGTAGAAAATTTTTATCGGGAATTAACCCTTGATACATCCATTAAACTTCCTAAAAGTTTTGTTTATTTTACAGGGACAATTTCACCTCTTTTTATCTTTTTTATTGGTTATTTTTGGTTTAGTGAAAAACTATTAGATGTTCTTAAAGAACCGGATCCCTACAAATGGCTGGCAAGAATTTTTATTCTCCTCTTCATCGTCTTTTTAGCAGTTATTGCTGTGATAAGTCGTAAAAGGGTCCTTGAAGGTCCAAGGATTTAG
- a CDS encoding NAD(P)-binding domain-containing protein: protein MERVKIAIIGAGPAGIACGIEAKEAGLEPVVILEKAPHVCDTIERLYRPNKRVDAVYRGVEVEPLGICRFETESKEAFLERIKSWLEKYKLDIRLNSEVNYIKKTPEGYEVTIKGEPQFLAEFVIIAIGIFGQPKKPDYPIPKEVKDRVFFEPPNICPAGGKVLVVGGGDTAAEVASFLCPKCEVYLSYRRPQFFRINPVNLKILEEKVAEGKVKLLLGTDIEKVTAEDGLVRVHFKDGKSDIYDYVYYCLGGSTPKGFLKYIGIDFDLEDRPKVDEHFETNLPGVFLAGDIGVPKGSIQLAFNTAHIIIKRIKEKSKK from the coding sequence ATGGAAAGGGTAAAGATTGCTATTATTGGAGCAGGGCCTGCGGGAATTGCCTGTGGAATTGAGGCTAAGGAGGCTGGCCTTGAGCCAGTTGTAATCCTTGAGAAGGCCCCTCATGTTTGTGACACCATTGAGAGGCTATACAGGCCCAACAAAAGAGTTGATGCGGTCTATCGTGGGGTTGAAGTTGAACCCCTTGGTATTTGCCGTTTTGAAACCGAAAGCAAAGAGGCCTTTTTAGAAAGAATTAAGAGCTGGCTTGAAAAATATAAGCTTGATATTCGTTTAAACAGCGAGGTCAATTACATCAAAAAAACCCCTGAAGGATATGAAGTAACTATCAAAGGAGAACCCCAGTTTTTGGCTGAATTTGTAATAATCGCCATAGGGATTTTTGGCCAGCCCAAGAAACCAGATTATCCTATTCCTAAGGAAGTAAAAGATAGGGTTTTCTTTGAACCTCCCAATATCTGTCCAGCTGGTGGCAAAGTTTTAGTCGTAGGAGGAGGGGATACGGCTGCTGAGGTTGCTTCCTTTCTCTGTCCCAAATGCGAGGTCTATCTTTCCTACAGAAGACCTCAGTTTTTCCGCATAAACCCTGTTAATTTAAAGATTCTTGAGGAAAAAGTAGCAGAAGGCAAAGTTAAACTTCTTTTAGGAACGGACATAGAAAAAGTAACTGCTGAGGATGGATTGGTGAGGGTTCATTTTAAAGATGGAAAATCTGATATTTATGATTATGTCTATTACTGCTTAGGTGGAAGCACCCCTAAGGGTTTTCTAAAATATATTGGGATTGATTTTGATCTTGAGGACCGTCCCAAAGTTGATGAACATTTTGAAACCAATCTTCCCGGGGTATTTCTTGCTGGAGATATCGGTGTTCCTAAGGGGAGTATTCAGCTTGCATTTAATACCGCTCACATTATAATAAAACGCATTAAAGAAAAATCCAAAAAATAA
- the galE gene encoding UDP-glucose 4-epimerase GalE: MGNKVPLRVVVTGGAGYIGSHVVKMLVKSGLEVLILDNLSTTSGENLRFGKFEKVDLGKEERIFQIFSSYKPQAVMHFAAYIVVPESIEKPFKYYYNNVGNTLRLLSAMQRAQVKNFIFSSSAAVYGIPKEVPVKEEADLNPISPYGESKAMVEKILKDMAMAKEINYISLRYFNVAGADPEGELGPSYNQPTHLILRALKTAKGELPYLEIYGTDYPTPDGTCIRDYIHVMDLAKAHLLALDYLLSKGESLVLNCGYGKGYSVREVINTAQKVTAINFEVRETKRRPGDPPVLIADNTRICKILNFQPEYDDLELIIKHTWAWEQKKR, translated from the coding sequence TTGGGGAATAAAGTTCCACTTAGAGTAGTTGTGACAGGAGGAGCAGGATACATTGGCTCTCATGTGGTAAAGATGCTTGTAAAAAGTGGTCTTGAGGTCTTAATTCTTGATAACCTTAGCACCACTTCAGGCGAAAACTTACGCTTTGGTAAATTTGAAAAGGTAGATCTGGGAAAAGAGGAAAGGATTTTTCAAATCTTTAGTTCTTATAAACCTCAGGCAGTTATGCACTTTGCAGCCTATATTGTAGTTCCCGAAAGTATAGAGAAGCCCTTCAAATATTACTATAATAATGTGGGGAATACCCTTAGACTGCTTTCAGCTATGCAAAGGGCTCAAGTAAAAAACTTTATTTTTTCATCCTCAGCAGCTGTTTATGGAATACCCAAGGAGGTCCCTGTAAAAGAGGAGGCTGATTTGAATCCCATAAGCCCCTATGGAGAGAGCAAGGCTATGGTTGAAAAGATCCTCAAGGATATGGCTATGGCAAAGGAAATTAATTATATCTCTCTCAGGTATTTTAATGTGGCTGGAGCTGACCCTGAAGGAGAACTTGGGCCTTCTTACAATCAACCTACCCATCTCATTTTAAGGGCCTTAAAAACAGCTAAAGGAGAGCTTCCCTACCTTGAAATCTATGGAACTGATTATCCCACTCCCGATGGGACTTGTATAAGGGATTATATCCATGTTATGGACCTTGCCAAAGCTCATCTTTTAGCACTGGACTATCTCCTATCAAAGGGTGAATCCTTAGTTTTAAACTGTGGATATGGGAAAGGGTATTCAGTAAGGGAGGTAATAAATACCGCTCAAAAGGTCACAGCTATAAACTTTGAAGTGCGAGAGACAAAGAGAAGGCCTGGAGATCCTCCAGTGCTTATTGCTGATAATACCAGAATCTGTAAAATTCTAAATTTCCAGCCTGAATATGATGACCTTGAGCTAATCATAAAACATACCTGGGCTTGGGAACAGAAAAAGAGATAG
- the recJ gene encoding single-stranded-DNA-specific exonuclease RecJ, giving the protein MKESKLWVQKLPPKEILYNFLREGAFTPLISQILINKGFQEVSSAYTFLFPQITDFANPFDVPEMSLAVQRIAQALKNKEIIGIYGDSDADGIIGSYVLFDFIREVSGKEPVVIIPDKNLEGYGFHGKYLSFFKEKGVSLVITVDVGISATETVNAAKAFGLDVIITDHHEVLRKPDCIVVSGKFTPSHSPFYHLCGAGVVFTLLRALRSYLYEEGFFSQCPPPQLRKYLELVTLATLADMVPLWGENRLITYFGFRDLREPTHPSLKALFDHLNFRFPISEEDLHFRVIPRINACGRMGRPELFFEFLKAGRTGNLDLYLQGLQELHEERQTLELSLWETLEKNLSEEKDSPIYIGIFENIPKGILGLLANRVKNKIGKPALIISFDNGVGFGSGRAPEEVNLLEALLPCKDLFLELGGHKRAFGFQITRENLPRLKGYLKELNLSFESLDYQYVDGETRISELLFEDNLLAFQALPPYGMSHEPPLLLVKDFEVKEVIILKEKHTKYLLRDGLKELYALYFNQIADEKVKLIVGTPFINNFSQRLEIRVEDAKS; this is encoded by the coding sequence ATGAAGGAGTCAAAACTCTGGGTTCAGAAGCTTCCTCCTAAGGAAATACTTTATAATTTTTTAAGAGAAGGTGCTTTTACTCCGCTAATTTCACAGATTCTTATTAATAAAGGTTTTCAAGAGGTAAGCTCAGCTTATACCTTTCTTTTCCCTCAGATAACTGACTTTGCTAACCCCTTTGATGTTCCTGAGATGAGCCTTGCGGTTCAAAGGATTGCTCAGGCTCTGAAAAATAAAGAGATAATCGGGATCTATGGGGATTCAGATGCAGATGGCATTATTGGGAGTTATGTTTTATTTGATTTTATTAGAGAGGTTTCAGGAAAGGAGCCAGTAGTTATTATTCCCGACAAGAATTTAGAAGGTTATGGCTTTCATGGTAAGTATCTGTCTTTTTTCAAGGAAAAGGGGGTAAGTCTTGTTATAACAGTAGATGTGGGGATATCTGCAACTGAGACAGTGAATGCCGCCAAGGCTTTTGGTCTGGATGTAATTATTACTGATCATCATGAGGTACTTAGAAAACCGGATTGTATTGTAGTTTCTGGAAAATTTACCCCTTCTCATTCTCCTTTTTACCACCTCTGTGGGGCTGGGGTTGTTTTTACCCTTTTGAGAGCCTTAAGAAGTTACCTATATGAAGAGGGCTTCTTTTCTCAGTGTCCCCCTCCTCAGCTCAGAAAATATCTTGAACTTGTCACCTTAGCAACCCTTGCGGATATGGTGCCCCTTTGGGGGGAGAATCGGCTTATTACCTATTTTGGTTTTCGTGATCTCAGGGAACCAACTCATCCTTCTTTGAAAGCCCTTTTTGATCATTTGAATTTTCGCTTTCCTATCTCTGAAGAGGATCTGCACTTTAGGGTTATTCCAAGGATAAATGCCTGTGGAAGAATGGGAAGGCCTGAACTTTTCTTTGAGTTTCTCAAGGCGGGAAGAACAGGAAATCTTGATCTTTACTTACAGGGTTTACAGGAGCTTCACGAGGAGAGGCAAACCCTTGAGCTCTCTCTCTGGGAGACCTTAGAAAAGAATCTTTCAGAGGAAAAGGACAGCCCAATTTATATTGGCATATTTGAAAATATTCCTAAGGGAATCCTTGGCCTTTTGGCTAACCGAGTTAAAAATAAAATCGGGAAGCCTGCTCTAATTATCAGTTTTGACAATGGAGTGGGCTTTGGTTCAGGAAGGGCTCCTGAGGAGGTTAATCTCCTTGAGGCCCTTTTGCCCTGTAAGGATCTTTTTTTAGAGCTTGGGGGACATAAAAGGGCCTTTGGTTTTCAAATCACCAGAGAAAATTTACCCAGACTTAAGGGTTATCTGAAAGAGCTGAATTTATCCTTTGAATCATTGGATTACCAATATGTGGATGGAGAAACAAGGATATCAGAGCTACTTTTTGAAGACAATCTTCTTGCCTTTCAGGCTCTACCTCCCTATGGTATGTCCCACGAGCCCCCTCTGCTTCTTGTCAAGGACTTTGAAGTGAAAGAGGTAATCATCCTGAAAGAGAAACACACCAAATATCTTTTGAGAGATGGTCTAAAGGAGCTCTATGCCCTTTATTTTAATCAGATAGCAGATGAAAAAGTAAAATTGATAGTTGGCACACCTTTTATTAATAACTTTTCCCAGAGGCTTGAGATAAGGGTGGAAGATGCTAAGTCTTAA
- a CDS encoding deoxyguanosinetriphosphate triphosphohydrolase encodes MLSLNLREEKEKEELVFLCPKATKSKFSRGRRIFEPECEVRTAFERDRDRIIHSKAFRRLKHKTQVFLAPKGDHYRTRLTHTLEVAQIARTIACALRLNVPLTEAIALGHDLGHTPFGHAGEEVLNEILEGGFRHYEQSLRVVDYLEKDGLGLNLTYEVRMGILKHSKGKGPISISSHEEVSLETQVVRFSDVIAYVNHDVDDAIRAGIIKTEDLPEIVLKELGKTHAQRIDTLIKSILWTTRSAEYKKICMEPKKLSALETLRNFLFEKVYFSPFVRREFDKAKRILYSLFEFYFKNFERIEYLVKAKELFPEEDETRLIADYLSGMTDRFALYEYFEHFIPKPWGFGHVEEVIAL; translated from the coding sequence ATGCTAAGTCTTAATCTGCGAGAGGAAAAGGAAAAAGAAGAACTTGTCTTTTTATGCCCTAAAGCCACAAAGAGCAAGTTTTCTCGCGGAAGGAGAATTTTTGAACCTGAATGTGAAGTTCGCACTGCCTTTGAAAGGGATAGAGATCGCATTATTCATTCCAAGGCTTTCAGACGTTTAAAACATAAGACCCAGGTTTTCTTAGCTCCTAAGGGGGATCATTATAGAACCAGACTTACTCATACCCTTGAGGTGGCACAGATTGCAAGAACTATTGCATGTGCTTTGAGATTAAATGTTCCTTTGACAGAGGCGATTGCCCTGGGACATGACCTTGGACATACCCCTTTTGGGCATGCAGGAGAGGAGGTCTTAAATGAGATCTTAGAAGGAGGCTTCAGGCATTATGAACAGTCCTTAAGGGTGGTTGATTATCTTGAAAAGGATGGATTGGGGCTTAATCTCACCTATGAGGTTAGAATGGGGATTCTTAAACACTCTAAAGGCAAAGGACCTATTTCAATCAGTTCCCATGAAGAGGTCTCCCTTGAGACTCAGGTGGTTAGATTTTCTGATGTCATTGCCTATGTGAATCACGATGTAGATGATGCCATTAGGGCAGGCATAATTAAAACCGAGGATCTACCAGAGATAGTGTTGAAAGAGCTTGGGAAAACCCATGCCCAAAGGATTGATACCCTGATCAAAAGTATCCTTTGGACAACAAGGTCTGCAGAATATAAAAAAATTTGCATGGAACCCAAGAAGTTATCTGCTCTTGAGACTCTAAGGAATTTTCTCTTTGAAAAAGTCTATTTTTCCCCTTTTGTCAGAAGAGAGTTTGATAAGGCTAAAAGGATCCTATATTCTCTCTTTGAGTTTTACTTTAAAAATTTTGAAAGGATTGAGTATTTGGTCAAGGCCAAGGAGCTCTTTCCCGAGGAAGATGAAACCCGTTTGATTGCTGATTATCTCTCCGGGATGACGGATCGCTTCGCCCTTTATGAATATTTTGAGCATTTTATTCCCAAACCCTGGGGGTTTGGCCATGTAGAGGAGGTGATAGCTTTATGA
- a CDS encoding formyltransferase family protein: MKGFKKIGWFTTARDEAALELLKIVYDQIKRGFLNLKIPYVFVSRELDESEITKSFIEFVKGEMDLPVLTFSALRFNPELRKRDIETWRRQYHEEVLKRLPEEVDFGMLAGYMWVVSKEFCEALPLLNLHPALPGGPKGTWQEVIWQLISARACETGVMIHRATAELDEGPPLTFVRFSVRTAEFTLLWEEAENLLLKFHLKGLKEREGEKNRLFIKIREEGVKRELPLIVYTLKYIAEDKIDFNRGDLPMDLTSHVDTYLREGKFV; this comes from the coding sequence ATGAAAGGGTTCAAAAAGATAGGCTGGTTCACTACTGCACGAGATGAAGCAGCTCTCGAGCTTTTGAAAATTGTTTATGATCAGATTAAAAGGGGCTTTCTAAATCTTAAAATACCCTATGTTTTTGTGAGTAGAGAACTTGATGAATCAGAAATTACTAAAAGCTTTATAGAATTTGTCAAAGGGGAGATGGATTTACCTGTGCTTACTTTTTCAGCCCTTAGATTTAATCCTGAGCTAAGGAAGAGAGACATTGAGACCTGGAGAAGACAATATCACGAGGAGGTTTTAAAAAGACTTCCTGAAGAAGTAGATTTTGGAATGCTTGCTGGATATATGTGGGTTGTGTCAAAAGAGTTTTGTGAGGCTCTCCCTCTTTTGAATCTTCATCCCGCTCTTCCGGGAGGCCCTAAGGGAACCTGGCAGGAGGTCATCTGGCAACTTATTAGTGCCAGAGCCTGTGAAACCGGGGTTATGATTCATCGAGCAACCGCAGAACTTGATGAGGGCCCTCCGCTTACTTTCGTAAGATTTTCTGTAAGAACTGCTGAATTTACGCTCCTCTGGGAAGAGGCGGAAAATCTCCTACTGAAGTTTCATCTCAAAGGATTGAAAGAGCGAGAGGGAGAAAAAAATAGGTTATTTATTAAAATAAGAGAAGAAGGGGTTAAAAGGGAGCTTCCCCTTATTGTCTATACATTAAAGTATATTGCAGAGGATAAAATTGATTTTAACCGGGGAGATTTACCTATGGATTTAACTTCTCATGTTGACACCTATTTGAGAGAGGGTAAATTTGTTTAG
- a CDS encoding tetratricopeptide repeat protein, translating into MKKFYFLISALFALSGCVAMQDDEVSTLKIKVLNLETRSQTQEKRMAEIEERMDKLEKRLSQEFSQRFLEAQSKVLSDLEDTKRDLTALQTKVEEFQFQKEAESKTQRKNLEDLLTRLEALELKMKEFEKKQTSFSNVTQPQALLNQTNQPQNATLSHPSPSVEKTPSNQTGDNKTISSQPPLKEEDLYQKAYSLYEKGDLKGARSLWNEYLRRFPKGKWIGQTYFYIGETYFKEKEYEAAILEYQKLIEMPGANPLKPKAMLRQAESFVALKDKKAAEILYKKIIQLYPGTKEAKEAKEKLSKLK; encoded by the coding sequence ATGAAAAAATTTTATTTTTTGATAAGCGCCCTTTTTGCCCTTTCAGGGTGTGTAGCCATGCAGGATGATGAGGTTTCAACTTTAAAGATAAAAGTTTTAAATCTTGAGACCAGGTCCCAGACCCAAGAAAAGAGGATGGCAGAAATTGAAGAGCGGATGGATAAACTTGAAAAGAGGCTTTCTCAGGAATTTTCTCAAAGGTTTTTAGAGGCGCAGAGTAAGGTTCTTTCCGATTTAGAGGATACCAAAAGAGATCTCACAGCACTGCAGACAAAGGTTGAAGAATTCCAGTTTCAAAAAGAGGCTGAGAGCAAAACCCAGAGAAAAAATTTAGAGGACCTTTTAACCCGTCTTGAGGCCCTGGAGCTAAAAATGAAGGAATTTGAAAAGAAACAGACCAGTTTTTCCAATGTAACTCAGCCTCAGGCTCTATTAAATCAGACAAATCAGCCCCAAAATGCAACCCTATCGCATCCATCTCCTTCTGTTGAAAAGACACCTTCCAACCAGACCGGTGATAATAAAACTATATCCTCACAGCCTCCCCTTAAAGAGGAAGACCTTTATCAAAAGGCCTATTCCCTTTATGAAAAGGGAGACCTCAAAGGAGCAAGGAGTCTTTGGAATGAATATTTGCGAAGATTTCCCAAGGGCAAGTGGATAGGGCAAACCTATTTTTATATAGGAGAGACCTATTTCAAAGAAAAGGAATATGAGGCAGCAATCCTTGAATATCAAAAGCTTATTGAGATGCCTGGAGCAAATCCTCTCAAGCCAAAAGCCATGCTCAGGCAAGCTGAGTCCTTTGTAGCATTAAAAGATAAAAAGGCAGCTGAAATACTTTATAAGAAAATTATACAGCTCTATCCCGGCACAAAAGAGGCAAAAGAGGCGAAGGAAAAGCTTTCTAAATTAAAGTAA
- a CDS encoding universal stress protein, with protein MVEIKKILLPVDFSDVAPVVAKWAKDFAKQLKAKIILAYILEDLTAYEGIYVDIKTLTELENTLYEGAKKSMEDFLKENFSDFPEVEPVIEKGDVVETLINLAKEKGADLIIMGTHGRKGLDKILFGSVAEGVVKNSPIPVITINPYRAGLLTVEEPALEPEIA; from the coding sequence ATGGTAGAAATCAAAAAAATTTTGCTTCCTGTTGATTTTTCCGATGTTGCCCCAGTAGTAGCTAAATGGGCTAAAGATTTTGCTAAACAACTTAAGGCCAAGATTATTCTTGCCTATATTCTTGAAGACCTTACTGCCTATGAAGGGATTTATGTAGATATTAAGACCCTTACCGAGCTTGAAAATACCCTTTATGAGGGAGCTAAGAAATCCATGGAGGACTTTTTAAAGGAAAACTTTTCTGATTTTCCAGAGGTAGAGCCTGTTATTGAGAAAGGAGATGTAGTTGAAACCCTAATTAACCTTGCTAAGGAAAAGGGAGCTGATTTAATTATTATGGGAACTCACGGAAGAAAAGGGCTTGATAAAATTCTTTTTGGAAGCGTAGCTGAGGGAGTGGTCAAAAACTCCCCTATTCCCGTTATTACTATAAACCCATATAGAGCCGGCCTTCTTACCGTTGAAGAGCCTGCCCTTGAACCTGAAATAGCTTAA